One window of the Herbiconiux sp. L3-i23 genome contains the following:
- a CDS encoding histidine phosphatase family protein, with protein MSDPSPLVLGESTRPHIVLARHGETEWSRTGRHTGLSDIPLTENGRHQAEMAGVILGGRRFGAVLTSPLSRARDTAALAGYPDAVVDPDLVEWDYGGYEGLTTPEIAERLGGSWSIWTDGVIHGAETPGETIDDVRHRAGRVLARLAPVLERGDDALIFAHAHFLRIFASVWLDLPVAAERLYLGTGAVSALGHEHGTPVVVEWNMVAPR; from the coding sequence ATGTCGGATCCGTCGCCCCTCGTCCTCGGTGAGAGCACGCGCCCCCACATCGTGCTCGCGCGCCACGGCGAGACCGAGTGGAGCCGCACGGGTCGTCACACCGGCCTGTCGGACATCCCCCTCACCGAGAACGGCCGCCATCAGGCCGAGATGGCGGGCGTGATCCTCGGCGGGAGGCGTTTCGGCGCGGTCCTCACCTCGCCGCTGAGCCGTGCCCGCGACACCGCCGCGCTCGCCGGCTACCCCGACGCCGTCGTCGACCCCGACCTCGTCGAATGGGACTACGGCGGCTACGAGGGGCTCACGACGCCCGAGATCGCGGAGCGCCTCGGCGGCTCGTGGAGCATCTGGACCGACGGCGTCATCCACGGCGCGGAGACTCCCGGCGAGACCATCGACGACGTCCGCCATCGCGCCGGTCGGGTGCTCGCCCGACTCGCGCCGGTGCTCGAGCGCGGCGACGACGCGCTGATCTTCGCCCACGCTCACTTCCTGCGGATCTTCGCGTCAGTGTGGCTCGATCTCCCGGTCGCCGCCGAGCGGCTCTACCTCGGCACCGGTGCGGTGAGCGCCCTCGGGCACGAGCACGGCACCCCGGTGGTCGTCGAATGGAACATGGTCGCTCCCCGCTGA
- a CDS encoding AI-2E family transporter, whose product MDNSPESTRGRLGALWTDHFGRWSTRALQALILIAVGTVVVFALIQVKLVVIPVLIATIVAAALAPVIMWLRRRGLAPILATWIVLIGSIVIFGGIVTAIVFAVRGQWDSLVDAAVQGYNDLHDYLVGLGLPLEQIDWEAVLPQVQNFVTSSQFGTGALAGVSAFTNFVTGFVLFIVVLFFFLKDGDRIWAFLLRPFRGARRERGVRIGHVGVKTLGGYVRGTAFIAFVDAVGIGAGLAIIGVPLALPLAVIVFFGAFIPLIGAVAAGVLAALVALFTNGLTAAIIVTIIVIAVNQIEGNFLQPIVQGQSLKLHPLVVLVALTIGTILGGIVGAAISVPIAAVGWAIIKAWNTPEPEASPPASPPAVDEASAA is encoded by the coding sequence ATGGACAACTCCCCGGAGAGCACGCGCGGCCGCCTCGGCGCGCTGTGGACCGATCATTTCGGTCGCTGGAGCACTCGGGCGCTTCAGGCCCTCATCCTCATCGCCGTCGGCACCGTCGTGGTCTTCGCCCTGATCCAGGTGAAGCTCGTCGTGATCCCGGTGCTCATCGCGACGATCGTGGCCGCCGCTCTCGCGCCCGTGATCATGTGGCTGCGCCGCCGGGGGCTCGCCCCGATCCTCGCGACGTGGATCGTGCTGATCGGTTCGATCGTGATCTTCGGCGGGATCGTCACGGCGATCGTCTTCGCGGTGCGCGGTCAGTGGGACTCCCTCGTCGACGCGGCCGTTCAGGGCTACAACGACCTGCACGACTACCTCGTCGGCCTCGGCCTCCCTCTCGAGCAGATCGACTGGGAGGCGGTGCTCCCACAGGTCCAGAACTTCGTCACGAGCTCGCAGTTCGGTACCGGCGCCCTGGCGGGGGTCTCCGCGTTCACGAACTTCGTCACCGGATTCGTGCTGTTCATCGTGGTGCTGTTCTTCTTCCTGAAGGACGGGGACCGCATCTGGGCGTTCCTCCTCCGCCCGTTCCGCGGCGCGCGACGCGAGCGCGGCGTCCGCATCGGCCACGTCGGGGTGAAGACCCTCGGCGGGTACGTGCGAGGGACGGCGTTCATCGCCTTCGTCGACGCCGTCGGCATCGGCGCCGGCCTCGCGATCATCGGAGTCCCGCTCGCGCTGCCGCTCGCCGTCATCGTGTTCTTCGGCGCGTTCATCCCGCTGATCGGTGCGGTGGCGGCGGGCGTGCTCGCCGCGCTGGTGGCACTGTTCACGAACGGTCTCACCGCCGCCATCATCGTCACGATCATCGTCATCGCGGTGAACCAGATCGAGGGCAACTTCCTGCAGCCCATCGTCCAGGGCCAGTCGCTGAAGCTGCACCCCCTCGTGGTCCTCGTGGCTCTGACGATCGGAACGATCCTCGGCGGCATCGTCGGGGCGGCGATCTCGGTGCCGATCGCCGCGGTCGGCTGGGCGATCATCAAGGCGTGGAACACGCCCGAGCCGGAGGCCTCGCCACCGGCGTCGCCACCGGCGGTCGACGAGGCATCCGCCGCGTGA
- a CDS encoding endonuclease/exonuclease/phosphatase family protein, with protein MRVVSYNLRKNAAVGELAAISERHEVDVLCLQEVTTAELPDTLGHLVLADATRNNRLGLAVYVRESRFEVRATKLLAVHKSLHDRVLAPANERLLAAHLYDRQREREVIVGSFHAAPLTASNSLRRKQIAAAHEGMRGLAPGIPALMVGDFNYPWFIKGLERRLDAEGYRLTRTTEKTYLRYKIFTGYFDFVTSTGYRIDRVDVLPAGASDHRAISLEAHLTD; from the coding sequence GTGAGGGTCGTCAGCTACAACCTGCGTAAGAACGCGGCGGTCGGTGAGCTCGCCGCGATCAGCGAGCGGCACGAGGTCGACGTCCTGTGCCTGCAGGAGGTCACGACCGCGGAGCTGCCCGACACGCTCGGTCACCTGGTGCTCGCGGACGCGACCCGCAACAACCGTCTGGGCCTCGCCGTCTACGTTCGGGAGTCGCGGTTCGAGGTGCGCGCGACGAAGCTGCTGGCCGTGCACAAGTCGTTGCACGACCGGGTGCTGGCGCCGGCGAACGAGCGTCTGCTCGCCGCTCACCTCTACGACCGTCAGCGCGAGCGGGAGGTCATCGTGGGGTCGTTCCACGCCGCCCCGTTGACCGCGTCGAATTCGCTGCGTCGCAAGCAGATCGCCGCCGCGCACGAGGGCATGCGCGGCCTCGCGCCGGGAATCCCCGCCCTGATGGTCGGCGACTTCAACTACCCCTGGTTCATCAAGGGGCTCGAGCGTCGGCTCGACGCCGAGGGCTACCGGTTGACGCGCACCACCGAGAAGACGTATCTGCGCTACAAGATCTTCACCGGGTACTTCGACTTCGTGACCTCGACCGGGTACCGCATCGACCGTGTCGACGTGCTGCCGGCGGGCGCGTCGGATCACCGCGCGATCAGTCTCGAAGCGCACCTGACCGACTGA
- the ybaK gene encoding Cys-tRNA(Pro) deacylase, with the protein MSKRAAGGGATPATVALERAGVEYRTHSYEHDPAHPSYGLEAAEALGVDPARVFKTLVVSADGRLAVGIVPVSASLDLRAMAAALGAKRVGLADQRDAERKTGYVAGGISPIGQKTALPTVLDESALAWPTIHVSGGRRGFELELTPAALQTATSATTAPLSR; encoded by the coding sequence ATGTCGAAGCGGGCTGCGGGCGGGGGAGCAACCCCGGCGACCGTCGCGCTCGAGCGCGCCGGGGTCGAGTACCGCACGCATTCGTACGAGCACGATCCGGCGCACCCGAGCTACGGGCTCGAGGCCGCCGAGGCGCTCGGTGTCGATCCGGCGCGGGTGTTCAAGACGCTGGTGGTCTCGGCCGACGGCAGGCTCGCGGTCGGCATCGTGCCGGTGTCGGCGAGCCTCGACCTGAGGGCGATGGCCGCGGCGCTCGGCGCGAAGCGGGTGGGGCTCGCCGACCAGCGCGACGCGGAGCGCAAGACGGGCTACGTCGCGGGAGGCATCAGTCCGATCGGCCAGAAGACGGCATTGCCGACGGTCCTCGACGAGAGCGCGCTGGCGTGGCCGACCATCCACGTCTCGGGCGGCCGCCGCGGCTTCGAACTCGAACTGACCCCCGCGGCCTTGCAAACCGCGACGTCCGCGACAACCGCCCCCCTCTCCCGCTAG
- a CDS encoding long-chain-fatty-acid--CoA ligase: MTDRTADPLASRPWLAAYAEAVPDEIEVPDTSLPEMLEQSVRRHRKRIALEFFGAETSYEDLGDQISRVAGGLRKLGVRAGDRVALVLPNAPQHVVAFYAVLRLGAIVVEHNPLYTTRELRHQFEDHGARFAIVWDKVADTVAGFPEDVRPERIVSVDLTRALPFGTRFALRLPVKKARDSRAALTAKPKAKHLLEWGELVAAKRLPRRHPLPAVTDTAVLQYTSGTTGSPKGVILSHRNLHANAVQGRAWVPGLEVGREVFYGVLPFFHAYGMTLCLTFAMSIGARLVLFPKFDLDLVLTAAKKSPPTFLPAVPPIYDQLARAAGRRGIDLSSVRFAISGAMNLPVLTVTRWEEATGGLLVEGYGMTESSPVALGNPIGPSRRPGTVGVPFPSTEIRVVDPDEPSKDVELGEPGELLLRGPQVFEGYWKRPAETAETLLDGGWLRTGDIVTVAADGFVTIVDRRKELIITGGFNVSPSEVETVLLAHPDVEAAAAVGLPRPGGGEDVAAAIVLRAGATPDTAGVREFARKHLAAYKVPKHIVVRDELPRSLIGKVLRRQVREQLIAER; the protein is encoded by the coding sequence GTGACCGATCGCACCGCCGACCCGCTCGCCTCCCGCCCCTGGCTCGCCGCCTACGCGGAGGCAGTGCCCGACGAGATCGAGGTGCCCGACACCTCGCTTCCGGAGATGCTCGAACAGTCCGTCCGCCGCCACCGCAAGCGGATCGCGCTCGAGTTCTTCGGCGCCGAGACCAGCTACGAGGACCTCGGCGATCAGATCTCGCGCGTCGCCGGTGGACTCCGGAAGCTCGGGGTGCGAGCGGGGGACCGGGTCGCGCTCGTGCTGCCGAACGCGCCGCAGCACGTGGTCGCCTTCTACGCCGTCCTCCGGCTCGGCGCGATCGTCGTCGAACACAACCCGCTCTACACCACACGCGAACTCCGCCATCAGTTCGAGGACCACGGCGCCCGTTTCGCCATCGTGTGGGACAAGGTCGCCGACACCGTCGCCGGATTCCCCGAGGATGTGCGCCCCGAGCGAATCGTGAGCGTCGACCTCACCCGTGCTCTGCCGTTCGGAACCCGCTTCGCTCTGCGCCTGCCCGTGAAGAAGGCGCGCGACTCCCGTGCAGCGCTGACCGCCAAGCCCAAGGCGAAGCACCTGCTCGAGTGGGGCGAGCTGGTCGCCGCGAAGCGCCTGCCGCGCCGCCATCCGCTTCCCGCGGTCACCGACACCGCGGTGCTGCAGTACACGAGCGGCACCACCGGCAGCCCGAAGGGCGTCATCCTCAGCCACCGCAACCTGCACGCCAACGCCGTGCAGGGGCGAGCGTGGGTGCCGGGCCTCGAGGTCGGCCGCGAGGTCTTCTACGGGGTGCTGCCGTTCTTCCACGCCTACGGCATGACGCTCTGCCTCACCTTCGCGATGAGCATCGGCGCGCGGCTCGTGCTCTTCCCGAAGTTCGACCTCGACCTGGTGCTGACGGCGGCGAAGAAGTCGCCGCCCACCTTCCTTCCCGCCGTGCCGCCGATCTACGACCAGCTGGCCCGCGCCGCCGGTCGTCGCGGGATCGACCTGTCGAGCGTCCGCTTCGCCATCTCGGGGGCGATGAACCTCCCGGTCCTCACCGTCACGCGGTGGGAGGAGGCGACCGGCGGGCTCCTCGTCGAGGGATACGGCATGACCGAGAGCTCGCCCGTCGCGCTCGGCAACCCGATCGGGCCGTCGCGCCGGCCCGGGACGGTGGGGGTCCCGTTCCCGAGCACCGAGATCCGCGTCGTCGACCCCGACGAGCCGTCGAAGGATGTCGAGCTCGGCGAACCCGGTGAGCTGCTGCTGCGCGGGCCGCAGGTGTTCGAGGGCTACTGGAAGCGCCCGGCCGAGACGGCCGAGACCCTGCTCGACGGCGGTTGGCTGCGCACCGGCGACATCGTCACGGTCGCGGCCGACGGCTTCGTCACGATCGTCGACCGGCGCAAGGAGCTCATCATCACCGGCGGGTTCAACGTGTCGCCGTCGGAGGTCGAGACCGTGCTGCTCGCGCATCCCGACGTCGAGGCCGCGGCCGCCGTCGGTCTGCCCCGGCCGGGAGGCGGCGAGGACGTCGCGGCCGCGATCGTGCTTCGTGCGGGTGCGACGCCGGACACGGCGGGCGTCCGCGAGTTCGCGCGGAAGCACCTCGCCGCGTACAAGGTGCCGAAGCACATCGTGGTGCGCGACGAGCTGCCCCGTTCGCTGATCGGCAAGGTGCTGCGCCGCCAGGTGCGCGAGCAGCTCATCGCCGAACGCTGA
- a CDS encoding nitroreductase family deazaflavin-dependent oxidoreductase: MPLTGEYAPSTADWAREQVELFEATNGSEGALLQGKPIIVLTSLGAKSGKLRKTPLMRVEHAGEYAVVASKGGDPKHPTWYHNLVANPLVELQDGPVKRDYTARELSGDERALWWERATAAWPAYDDYTKRTERQIPVFVLTPVED; the protein is encoded by the coding sequence ATGCCGCTGACCGGCGAGTACGCACCGAGCACCGCCGACTGGGCGCGCGAGCAGGTCGAACTGTTCGAGGCGACGAACGGATCGGAGGGCGCCCTGCTGCAGGGCAAGCCGATCATCGTGCTCACCTCGCTGGGAGCGAAGAGCGGGAAGCTGCGCAAGACGCCGCTGATGCGGGTCGAACACGCCGGCGAGTACGCCGTGGTCGCGTCGAAGGGCGGCGACCCGAAGCACCCCACGTGGTACCACAACCTCGTCGCGAACCCTCTCGTCGAGCTGCAGGACGGCCCGGTGAAGCGCGACTACACCGCCCGTGAACTCTCCGGCGACGAGCGCGCACTCTGGTGGGAGCGCGCGACCGCCGCCTGGCCCGCGTACGACGACTACACCAAGCGCACCGAGCGCCAGATCCCGGTGTTCGTGCTCACTCCCGTCGAGGACTGA
- a CDS encoding DUF1992 domain-containing protein yields MSENPRLRAERYKLGQEPDAEQDGSEAPAPTAEQRAAYVEIAIQQAERRGDFTGLPGAGKPIRDLGPTHDPDWWMRRKIERERLTGLGPPALTLRVEHAELDDRLDAIGSEQGVREVLDDFNSRVVEARRQLLGGPPVVTPTRDVETELLRWRERRHARAEAERLRVDDEKRATTQRRTGRLRRLIPGRGGSRRT; encoded by the coding sequence GTGAGCGAGAATCCGCGTCTGCGCGCCGAGCGGTACAAGCTCGGACAGGAGCCGGATGCCGAACAGGACGGCTCCGAGGCCCCGGCGCCGACGGCGGAGCAGCGCGCGGCGTACGTCGAGATCGCGATCCAGCAGGCCGAGCGCCGCGGCGACTTCACCGGACTCCCGGGAGCGGGCAAGCCGATCCGCGACCTCGGTCCGACGCACGACCCCGACTGGTGGATGCGGCGCAAGATCGAACGGGAACGGCTCACCGGTCTGGGCCCTCCCGCTCTCACCCTCCGCGTCGAGCACGCCGAACTCGATGACCGGCTCGACGCGATCGGATCAGAGCAGGGAGTGCGCGAGGTGCTCGACGACTTCAACTCACGCGTCGTCGAGGCCCGCCGCCAACTGCTGGGCGGCCCGCCGGTGGTGACGCCGACCCGCGACGTCGAGACGGAGCTCCTGCGGTGGCGTGAGCGTCGACACGCTCGCGCCGAGGCGGAACGTCTCCGTGTCGATGACGAGAAGAGGGCGACCACGCAGCGCCGGACCGGCCGGCTCAGGCGGTTGATCCCCGGCCGGGGCGGCAGCCGGCGCACCTGA
- a CDS encoding pentapeptide repeat-containing protein, whose product MEHARAGGLATGVATGGRRGIRRVNGHALQSGHTVLSGSVLSGSVLSGPVLSGSVLSGSVLSGSVLSGSVLSGSVLSGSGARGMGHAVGHGGARGFA is encoded by the coding sequence GTGGAACACGCCCGAGCCGGAGGCCTCGCCACCGGCGTCGCCACCGGCGGTCGACGAGGCATCCGCCGCGTGAACGGGCATGCCCTCCAGTCGGGGCATACTGTCCTGTCGGGTTCGGTCCTGTCGGGTTCGGTCCTGTCGGGTCCGGTCCTGTCGGGTTCGGTCCTGTCGGGTTCGGTCCTGTCGGGTTCGGTCCTGTCGGGTTCGGTCCTGTCGGGTTCGGTCCTGTCGGGTTCGGGCGCGAGGGGTATGGGACACGCGGTCGGGCATGGTGGAGCGAGGGGTTTCGCGTGA
- a CDS encoding glucosamine-6-phosphate deaminase yields the protein MRDDVDAVETGGRRGIRVIVDPDTAGASAAVVRDFVRAEPRGVLGLATGSSPLGLYRVLGELTEAGEFDASGLRYVALDEYLGLPAGSAQSYRSVLEREALEPLRSDPARLAMPDPSAPDPAEEAARYDRSIAATGGVGLQILGIGRNGHIGFNEPPSPFDGRTRVVDLAESTRRDNSRFFDSVDEVPRRAVTQGIGTILEAKRLLLVARGSAKADAVAAALEGPIGEAMPASALRLHPDVTVVLDPEAAALLAVHGS from the coding sequence GTGCGGGACGACGTGGATGCGGTGGAGACGGGTGGGCGGCGCGGAATCCGCGTGATCGTCGATCCGGACACCGCCGGAGCATCCGCTGCCGTCGTGCGCGACTTCGTGCGCGCGGAACCCCGCGGTGTTCTGGGGCTCGCCACCGGCTCGTCGCCGCTCGGCCTCTACCGGGTGCTCGGCGAGCTGACTGAAGCGGGGGAGTTCGACGCGTCCGGGCTGCGCTACGTCGCGCTCGACGAGTACCTCGGGCTGCCGGCGGGCAGCGCGCAGAGCTACCGGTCGGTGCTCGAGCGGGAGGCGCTCGAGCCGCTTCGAAGCGACCCGGCGAGGCTCGCGATGCCCGACCCGTCGGCTCCCGACCCGGCCGAGGAGGCGGCGCGGTACGACAGGAGCATCGCGGCGACGGGCGGTGTCGGCCTGCAGATCCTCGGCATCGGACGCAACGGCCACATCGGCTTCAACGAGCCGCCGTCGCCCTTCGACGGCCGCACCCGCGTCGTGGACCTCGCCGAGAGCACCCGCAGGGACAACTCCCGGTTCTTCGACTCCGTCGACGAGGTTCCGCGGCGGGCGGTGACTCAGGGGATCGGCACCATCCTCGAGGCGAAGCGGCTGCTGCTCGTCGCGCGGGGCAGCGCCAAAGCCGACGCGGTCGCGGCCGCCCTCGAAGGGCCGATCGGCGAGGCGATGCCGGCTTCGGCCCTCCGGCTGCACCCCGACGTCACCGTCGTCCTCGACCCCGAGGCGGCCGCGCTGCTCGCGGTGCACGGCAGCTGA
- the cysK gene encoding cysteine synthase A, whose protein sequence is MARIHSSITEAFGRTPLVKLNRVTDGSAATVLAKLEFYNPSSSVKDRLGIAIVDAAEKSGALTPGGTIVEGTSGNTGIALAMVGAARGYKVILTMPESMSIERRKLLRAYGAELVLTPPSEGMKGAVSRAAEIAESTPGAVLARQFENEANPAIHRATTGPEIWEDTDGTVDIFVAGVGTGGTITGAGQYLKEQKSDLKVVAVEPEESPILNGGQPGPHKIQGIGANFVPDVLDREVYDEVIDVNIATSVEVARRLATEEGILAGISSGATVHAALELAKRPENAGKTIVVIVASYGERYLSTVLYEDLDV, encoded by the coding sequence ATGGCCCGCATCCACTCGTCCATCACCGAGGCGTTCGGCCGCACGCCGCTCGTCAAGCTGAACCGCGTCACCGACGGCTCCGCCGCGACCGTGCTCGCGAAGCTCGAGTTCTACAACCCGTCCTCGTCCGTGAAGGACCGCCTCGGCATCGCCATCGTCGACGCCGCCGAGAAGTCCGGTGCGCTGACGCCCGGCGGCACCATCGTCGAGGGCACGAGCGGCAACACCGGCATCGCGCTCGCGATGGTCGGCGCCGCGCGCGGCTACAAGGTGATCCTCACGATGCCCGAGTCGATGAGCATCGAGCGGCGCAAGCTGCTGCGCGCCTACGGCGCCGAGCTCGTCCTCACCCCGCCGTCCGAGGGCATGAAGGGCGCCGTGAGCCGCGCCGCCGAGATCGCCGAGTCGACGCCGGGAGCGGTGCTCGCCCGCCAGTTCGAGAACGAGGCGAACCCGGCCATCCACCGCGCCACGACCGGGCCGGAGATCTGGGAGGACACCGACGGCACCGTCGACATCTTCGTCGCGGGCGTCGGCACCGGTGGCACCATCACCGGCGCGGGGCAGTACCTCAAGGAGCAGAAGTCCGACCTGAAGGTCGTGGCGGTCGAGCCCGAGGAGTCGCCGATCCTCAACGGCGGGCAGCCGGGCCCCCACAAGATCCAGGGCATCGGAGCGAACTTCGTCCCCGACGTGCTCGACCGCGAGGTCTACGACGAGGTCATCGACGTGAACATCGCGACCTCGGTCGAGGTCGCGCGTCGCCTCGCGACCGAGGAGGGCATCCTCGCCGGCATCTCGTCCGGCGCGACGGTCCATGCCGCCCTCGAGCTCGCGAAGCGACCCGAGAACGCGGGCAAGACCATCGTCGTGATCGTCGCGAGCTACGGCGAGCGGTACCTTTCGACCGTGCTCTACGAGGACCTCGACGTCTGA
- a CDS encoding GNAT family N-acetyltransferase has translation MDLEFLHERDAHRYTARVGGDLVSALDYALSPTEISFTHTFTPPPHRGKGYAGKLVDFAIDDVETTTELRVRPMCWYVGEWFDKHPERANLLTR, from the coding sequence GTGGATCTTGAGTTCCTGCACGAACGCGACGCTCACCGGTACACGGCCCGCGTCGGCGGCGATCTGGTGAGCGCCCTCGACTACGCGCTGAGCCCCACCGAGATCTCCTTCACGCACACTTTCACCCCGCCGCCGCATCGCGGCAAGGGGTACGCGGGCAAGCTCGTCGACTTCGCCATCGACGACGTCGAGACGACGACCGAACTGCGGGTGCGCCCGATGTGCTGGTACGTCGGCGAGTGGTTCGACAAGCACCCCGAGCGAGCGAACCTCCTGACCCGCTGA
- the epsC gene encoding serine O-acetyltransferase EpsC: MSVREDIAEARRRDPAARGPFEVWLTYSGLHAIWWYRFAHRLWRAELRFLARVVSQLARFFTGIEIHPGATIGRRFFIDHGMGVVIGETAEVGDDVMLYHGVTLGGTSAEHVKRHPTVGDRVVIGAGATLLGPITIGADSVVGAGAVVLVDAPEHSLLVGVPAKPRPQRRDYSHDFWQDDWQI; the protein is encoded by the coding sequence GTGTCAGTCCGCGAAGACATCGCCGAGGCGCGCCGTCGCGACCCCGCGGCGCGCGGCCCGTTCGAGGTGTGGCTGACCTACTCGGGACTGCACGCCATCTGGTGGTACCGGTTCGCTCACCGACTGTGGCGGGCCGAGCTGCGCTTCCTCGCCCGCGTCGTGTCGCAGCTCGCACGGTTCTTCACCGGCATCGAGATCCACCCGGGTGCGACGATCGGCCGCCGGTTCTTCATCGACCACGGCATGGGCGTCGTCATCGGCGAGACCGCGGAGGTCGGCGACGACGTGATGCTGTACCACGGAGTGACCCTCGGCGGCACTTCGGCCGAGCACGTGAAGCGCCACCCCACGGTCGGTGACCGGGTCGTCATCGGCGCGGGGGCCACACTGCTCGGTCCGATCACGATCGGCGCGGACAGCGTCGTCGGCGCGGGCGCGGTCGTTCTGGTCGACGCGCCCGAACACTCGCTGCTCGTCGGAGTGCCGGCGAAGCCGCGCCCGCAGCGTCGCGACTACAGCCACGACTTCTGGCAGGACGACTGGCAGATCTGA